The Nicotiana tomentosiformis chromosome 9, ASM39032v3, whole genome shotgun sequence genome contains the following window.
AGCAACCTGGTCATGAGAGCTTACATATCGAACATATAAGGACTTTGCTCGAACTCGCTCGCGaacaaaataaaaatcaatttCCATATGCTTTGTCCTTGTATGAAAGATGGGATTAGCTGTCAAATACGTAGCATTTAAATTATCACACCATAGAGTAGGaatagaagaagaaaaacaaccaATCTCACGAAGAAGATGCGCAGTCCAAATAATTTCTGAAGTGGCAGTCGAGAGCTCTATACTCTGCCTCAGTACTAGAGCGTGACATTGCTCGTTGCTTACGTGATGCCCATGAAATGAGATTAGATCCCAAAAAGATAGCAAACACAATAGTAGATTTTCGATCATTTACATCACCTCCCCAGTCTGAATCAGTGTACCCATGCAGCAAGGTGGATGTGTCTTTAGCAAAAAACAAGCCATGAGATGGAGTTGCCTTAATGTATCGTAGAATACGTTTGACAGCAGTCCAGTGAATATCCAAAGGGCAATGCATGAACTaagatatcatcaacatagatcAGACATAAGAGTTTTCTTTCACCAGCACACTTAAAAACAATGAACTATCAGTTTTGGATCCCAAAAATCCTAGTGAAAGTAAGGCATCAGTGAGGCATTTATTCCACATTCGGGGAGCTTGTTTCAGGCCATAAAGAGAGCGTTTGAGAATTTTTGGGTCAAACCTTTGGTCGACTAAGCTTCCCACTTTGTGTTACACCAGAAAACCTATTACTATGTCATTATATATAGCTATAGCTTTTAATTTGTTGTGCAACAGAGTCCGTGTATATTTATGTAATCATATTCTAGAATGTGTCTATTTAGGATTGTTGATTCCAATATCACCAAATTCAATACTCCACCAAATTTTTACCAGAGTTGTTTAACATTTAAATTGTTGTGTATTTCTGTCAAATTCATGATAATATTGTCCTTGATTTCTGTTAAGCCAAATAGTATGTAATTGATTGTTGCAGTCTTTGTAAGTTAgttttatttgttatattttttggaTTAGGAGATACTTTACTTAGATAAGTATTGGACTATAATAACATACAACTACTTAAGCGATAGCTGCTATCTTTGATTAAATCCTACTGCATAGTTTATAGAGTTACCCAATATCCTTTCTGTTCTCTTCTAGGGAATTTATTACTTAAAGTTGGAATTCTTTAGCCATCATTTTGATCATCACCTCAGATAATCCTTTTCTTGCAATTCAGGATATTAACAAATGAGTAGGTACTCAAGCGACTTGAAGAGGAAGGAGTGGAAAAAAGAGCTGAAGAAGTGAAGATATCTCTTGTCTCGATATTAGTTTGAATGCAGCAATGTTTAATTGTAAAGCTTATAGCTATTCACAATTTTATTCTTGTATAGGGATCTTATGTTtgcaaatattttttttgtttaaattctCTATGGTGAATGACATTTGTAGGTACAATTTGAACTTTGATGGTTATACTTTTCTGTTAATGGAATAAAATTTTAGTTTCTACATTATAGGATATGTTGCATAAACATCAATGAGTATTTCAATTTTGACATTAAAGGATGTGCTACAGAAGTGTCACTAGTCACTCAAATTTCCCACACACTTTTAAATGTCATAAACTAAATAAGCTACAAACTATGTATTTACCGACAATATACTAAATGTCAGAAAATTTAATGTGACATTTCAAAAAGAGTCATGAAATAAATGTTGTAAATTATTTACCGACATTAATATAAATGTCGGAAATTTCCCGATATTTGACCTAAATGTAAAATAAATGTCGGTAAGTAATTTTATGACATTTATGACACTTAATATGACATTTATTCGTAGCCCTCTTAATTGGAATTTTGAAAGACAATTAATTAAGAGTCGATTCACTTAATTGTAATGATAATCTTACTTAAAGAAACCTACTGATAAAGTAATTGTTAGAGGGAGGGTGGCTAGCTAGCTACTAGGGCAATGAAAACTTTAATATTTGGAATAAAATATATGAATTGTGTGTAATTGTGGTTCTAAAATTTGCAAGATCATAGCTTAAAGGGAAAAAAGTAATAAAATCTTGAGATTTCTAGAGGAAACCCAAAAGagacattaaaaaaaaaattcaatttttaagGATTTATTTACCAAAACAAAACTGTATTGCATGTACATAGAGATAATTCCAGAGACTTCTACTTATGTTTGACTTCGTAACAATGTGATTATAGTATTACACTTACCTTCTTCGTTTGATTTTCGTCGTACTAATTATTTTAACCTCATGAAATATTATGATTGGACTAATTTATTCTTTTTGTCGGGGGTCTACCAGAAAGAGTCTCTCTGCACTTTCGGGTTCTTACCTCGTTGTTTGAGATTTAAATCTTTTGCTTTTTGACCATATATTTGGATATAGAATCTTTTTATTTTTCGAAATGAAAATTTACATACttaaaaataacataaaagtACTCTAAGTTACAATACATACttaaaaataacataaaagtACTCTAAGTTACAATAATTAATAATGTAAAATTTTTAAGAGACATAAGAAAAATTTATGGTTAAAGTATAATTAGTTTGCCTCTCCGAATCCTAACACCTTTACATAAATTGGGACAAAAAAATATACTATTTTGTTAAGTTAACTTCCTAATAATGGAATTGTGTCTTATAGCTTGTTTGGGTTGTTGTTACatgtcgtttcataatgtatcgtattgtattgtattgcatTGTActgtattgtttgatgaatacaacatttggatagattgtatcattTGCCGTCATTATATATTGTCACACaccaataatataaaaaataaacttGCAACATTACTAAAAATAATAGGATACTGAGTAAAATTATTGTATAAAAAAATAGGGCGaaagataaaatatgattatttaataataatgaagggcAAGATAAGAGAGAAAAGTAAGGTAACAACGCCATCACAGCAAATTCGTCGTTTTATAAAGTGACATTTTTCGCAACAAGAAATTTAATAATAcgaaataaaatttaagtaataatcaaaacaaatattgaaTACCGCCAAGGTATACAGTCAAAGGTGACGACGCTACATTTTCACAATCTGTCACTCTTCTTCAGAGAAGTAAGATTTACCAAATCGCATAGGCAAAAGCTGGGGAAAGAAACAGATTCTTTAAATTGAGAAATTGAAAGAGTATCAGAAGAGACAACCCACGATCAATATTAATCATGCCATCAGGTGCAAAGAAGCGAAAAGCCgccaagaaaaagaagaaattgCAAGAAAAATATGGCCACAATATTAATAATGGCCAGTTTTCCAACTCTGTTACTTCTACTGATGCTCATTCTCATGGTATTTTTATCCCCTTATTGCCTTTTTTCACTCTCCTTCATTAATTAGTACTGTAGAGTTATTGAGTATTGTGCATTTGACGTGTTCATGCTGGATCCGGGTAAGGGCCGCACCCCTAGGGTGTGATAGAGATAGTCTAGCCTAATGAGTATTAGTCGCTGCTTCCACGATACGTAGGTCTtgttcctatatatatatatatatatatatatatatatatatatatatatatatataatgctttaCCAGTGTTCTTTTGGGGAATAATAGTTGATGACATATGATAATGTACAAGTTAATGGCATATGGTAGTCTTTCAATTTGTAAGATAATAAGGTATGAGGCTGCTTTAGGGGGCCCTAAGCGACGCCAATCCATATTCAGGAAATTACGCCGCATGGACCTTTTTCGAACTACAGTTCAAAAATTTTACCCCCGTTAAGAAGATTTTGATAAAATAGCCCCGCTGTCAGAATTTTAAGCATGCTGCCTGAATTTTTCTATATGAAATTTTTTGATGATTGCCAATTTGCCATATTTTGTGGCAAATCTTGTTGATCATTCTAGTGATTGCCTTGTTTTTCAAATCATGGTGATCACCATATGAAATGTTTTAACGACTGTTATATTTTTGAAAATCCTGGTGATTACCATATGAAAATTTCTAGCGACTGCCATGTTTTTGAAAATCTTAGTGATTGCCATATGAAATTTTCTGGCGATTGTCATGATTTTACACAAATCCTGGCAATAAATTCTAGTAATTGTCATGTTTTTGTGGCAAATTTGATGATCACCATATCAAAAATTCTGGTGATTGCTAGGAGCGCTTCGCAAAATTGTGGTGAGGCTGTTTTCCCAAGACTTTTCGTACCAGGGTCAAGAAATCAATAATGGCACCAAAGTGTCCTATTTCTGCCATTTTCCCATCCAGATTAGTTGAGCCACCCTATAGTTGTATGATAAGGTATGAGGTCCCTTTAATGGGCCCTATGTGGCGCCAATCCCAATTAGTCGAGCCAGTCCTACAAGTTGTAAGATAAGGTATGCTTTTAATGGTATCTATGCGGCGCCAATCCCTATTAATCGAGCCAGTACTACAAGTTGTTAGACAAGGTATGATGACCCTTTAGTGGGCCTTACGTGGTGCCAATCCGGATTATTCGAGACAGACATATTTATGAATTATGATTATAAAAATTTAACAACAACAGCTAAGTGTTGAATGAAGTAAAGTAAGTGATATCAACTAGGAATCaggatatttttaaaagaaactGTTCTTTTGGTAGTTTCAATAATTTAATGTGATCAAACGGAAAAACTTTTCTAGTTTGCCTTTTACTATTCTTAATCAAATCTGGACATAACCATCTGCATCTGTAAAATCATTTACTTATCTTCAAGACCTTTACAGTTTGATCTGTCCTTCAACTTTGGCTTTGTGTTTTTGGCTTATATTCTCTTGTTTTGTTTACTTGTTATACTTTTCCTGGATACTCTTATGTGTCTCAATTATTATCTAGTAAGTTATCAGTTATTTCAGTGTTTTATAATACATGTGTATTGTTTTATGTTTATTTGTATATCGTGCGTGGTTTGTATTGTCTCACTTCATGATTTTTCCTTTTTTGGTAATAATAATTAGTTAATGACTACATTCAGCCTAATGCTGGCACATGTTATTTTCATTCTTGTCCGCTTCATAGTTGTTACTGTTGAATCAATGTAGCCTTAGTTGAAAGATAGAGCACAACGGAAGAAGAAGATTTATATAGATACTAATTAGTTGGGAATGCTTATTTTCTTAGTCAGGTTAATACAGTTACTTACGTCCTATACTTTCTAGGAGTCTTTTAGCACTAATAGAGCTTCTTATGTCAGTCGGAAATATAGAGATCTTATGTAGTACTTttcgtttttatttttatttgtcttAATGTCGGCCTGAGATGAATTTAAACGGGAACATGTCACTGAGGATTCATATTTGCTGACACCAACTTGTTTAGGACTGAGTTATAGCTGCTGTTGTATCACTTGAGGGTGATTGCTAATTTGTGGAAATATTTTTGTGTTGAATCACTGGGTTTGAATCAATGTATGAAAGGTGTGGAGGATTTAAGGCATGATGATAATAGAGAGACCAATGGAAGGGAGGTAAGTTTCCCTGCAACTCAAGATCATCAGAATTACCAGCACCAGTTAACTGAGGGGACCTTGCATTCTGTTGAATCAACGGAGAAGGAAAATGAGGAGAGAGATGTGGGAGTTATGGATGATAAAACCCGAGTCTCAGACATTTTAGTGGATATGAGATTAGAGAAAAGGGACAATGAAGCTAGCGCAGCGTTGCGTGATGATGCTGTAGCGACTTCAGATGCAAATCCCTCTGCGGCCCTAGGAAACGAAGAAAAACTAGAGCTTGCCTGCGATACGCCTGCAGTTCATGCCAGTGTTTGCGCAGATGAGATGAAAGGTTCTCCGCATGAGGATCAGGTTTACCACTTTTCTCTGGCTTTTTGAGACAGTGTCGTAGAATTCTCTAAGCACCTGGCACTTTTATGCCCTTATTAAGAAGAAAACTTTCATATGTAGTCAGTGCGGAGCTACAGTAGAAGAAAACGCGGTGACTTTTTCCGAGACCCTGTATTTATAATTTAGAACCCATACACTTCAaatcctagctccgcctctgCTTGCCAGTTTATTCTTTTCGCATCTTGTAAACTTATCTTTTTGTAATTATATGTATGCAGCGACCGGTAGCTTTGGTTCCACGACCAGTGCAAACAACTTCTTGGAAGAGTTGCTGTGGCTTTTTTGAGGTGTTTGCAGGATCGAATAAATAACTTCAGGTTGGAAatccttctttctatttttttcttttctctcttgGCACATCGGTTTTCACATGGCAAAGGTATATAGGAACAAAAATGTGCAACTCTTATCAGTTGGATGATCTACTTTTGACCTCTTGGCTTTCGTTCTGATCGTTATCCTTATTTTGTTATCTTTGAAGATGTAATAATTAAGTGCTTCTTAATTTAAAAATTGGGCTCTTTGCAATTCGCAGTAATTGACCGCTACCTTCTAGTTTGGTTTCATTAGGAATTGTAAACCTTGAGAAcagaggcggagctaggattTGAAGTTTATCCGTTCCAGAATCTAATTTGTTTAAGttactgagttctaaattaataaattatacatattcgatgaattttttaagacaaatacatggTATGGACAAAAGCTACCGGGTTCTAATTATTCTCCCTCTCTCTTTGTCTCTCGCACTTTGCCTCTTTTTGTTTTCctcccggggggggggggggggaccaaAATGTCCTTTTTTCCAAGCTTTTGTCTGTAAGTTATTTCTTGAAACTGATATCATTGGTTTCAAATGGATTTAGAGGGTGATTTGGCTAAAACGGGTGGCTTCGCTCTACTGTTTGATTAACTTTTGGATCATCAATGTCCAAATTGCAAACTTCCTAAATCTGGCATACACCAGATCATAACCTTATTTCCATTTCAAGAGCATGTTTTATCGTCTTCTATTTGTTTGTTCTTAAGGGGATCAGACTGTTAGGGACGTTATGCCTGTTATACTGCCAAAACAAATGTAGAGCATACATACGGGATGATTTGGGATAGTTGAGTGACGATTTGAATTTGTTATGTTTAGGAAACAAATGAGGTTGTTTGAATCCTAGCCTTCAAATTTTCCAACTCGTTTAGCGTTTCTTTTTTAAGGATACTAAATTGATGTGTGcttgcttttttttcttttcatcttAGTAACACCTAATTGATATTTGGTTGGAGTTTGCCAACTTTACTATATCTGGCAATTGATATTACTTTCCTACTGCAGCATTGACATACATTTTGATTCCAAGCAAATCTTTTTCGCGATGCAGAGGAGAGTACGAAGGTTGAGTAGACAAGCAAAATCTTGGAGGTTTTTAGTGAATATAGAAGTTTATGATagttttcatcttcttgaacAATCACGAGCTAAGAACATCGTTAGACAAGCTTATATTTCTGTTATCCTGGTCTTACATTTAgacttctctataacaacatccctatataacaacacttctcTATAACACCATCCCTATATAATAACAATTCTCTATAAAAGCCAAGCTTTTTCggaaccaattttcatgttatgttataatatatgttctctgtaacagcacttcgctataacaaccaaaaatattcggaacaaacgaaactgttatagagaggtttgactataTTTGAAAAGCACCTCGGCGCCCCTTGTTTTTTGTACTGCTTTCCTGGGTTTTTTTGGCAGTGGTTAGCTTTTTGGCGCGATGTCACCATAGTTTTTTAAGGAGAGCTGTTTCTTTAGTTGCACAGGGAACTTAAAATTAGAATTTCTTTTTTATTGGTTTTTGCTAGTTTAACCTGCAGCACATATTGTTAATAATTTCTTGATTTAGTTGAACATATGCTTCCCAATCTGTTACTTCAGTAGTTACCCCTTTCCATTCTTCTGCACTAATTAGGTGCATATTTTATGAAAGAAATGGTTGTCTTTCTGGTTTTCAATGTAACACCTAGCAGAGCAGTGATATTGTTCCCTTTGCGCCCAGGCCTGTACAGTTTTAAAATGTTTTACTAGTGTCTAAGGCGTACTTCCTTATATATCTAGTATCCTATCCGTGTTTTATCGACGTAGGATTTTCCTATGGTGTTACATACAATCCCCTTAGGGACgtaagtttgtcacgacccaaagatCATAGAGTCTATGCCCCTCACTCGTACTGTGTAATACATTTGTTTTATACGATTTAGTGGAATATGTATTTGTACAAACAAGAATGAGAAATAcaaaattaaaaaggaaaaagaaaaatggaaaagtACTCAATCCACACTCTTCACACTATATGATTCAATCTTCAAGCTCATTTATCTCCTTGTTGAAGTACCATGAATAGCAGCTATATACACCAATTGAGTGAAAGATAGGATTATCAAGAATGCTTCCATTGTTATCTGCAAATTGATCAAAATAGAAAAGTTAACAAATTGTGAtatcatgttttttttttttcaaaaactattaACAAGGTAATTCAATTGTATCATATGCTCACCAATCTTGCATTCCTCAACTCCAATTCAATTTCTTTCCAAGCAAAGCTGCACAAAAGAGCATCCGAGTTGTCATATTATAAAGATAAAATGGTACTCCCTCCccagtttatgtgaacatatttcctttttggtctgttccaaaaagaatgacccactTTTTAGCTTAAATTTCTAATTCTACCCTtaaatgagaagcttttataatcgtacaaatactctggacccctTTCTGAATtttttaggaccacaaattccaagtcttcattttttcttaaactccgtgcccagtcacacaggttcacataaattggaacgtaGGGAGTATATAATTTAAGAGCAACGTCTGCATATTTTGCACAAAATTCGAGATACACTAGTTATCGCGACTTTGATCAAACTTCTATATGCTGATAGTGTAAAGTAATTTTTGCACTATCTATGGAATTTAACATGTTGTAGCAGGTTGTGTGCCTTATTTCTGAGTAAACTAGTTCCACTTATCATAGGCCAAGTTATCTTTTAAGTGATCGGCTAGTGTAAAAATTCTTTTACATTATCAATACATGGAAGAAGTTAAACTTTGAATGACTTCTTTTTCAAATAACCATTTGATATCCGGAACCCGCTGGCCCGACTAATCTAGATTCCCATCGTGTGCGGTCCAAAAAGGGGAAACGCTCCCTACTAGGAGTTTTTCTATTCCCGTAACTCAAACCCGAAATTTATGGTTAAGGATAGAAGGATCTCATCCATCCCGTCACACCCCTTGATGGTAAAATCCGAATGACTTACCCCGTGGCGAGAAGCGTAAAACCCCATGCAATGATGgcagcagaagcagcagcttgtAAGCTGTCAATATTCCAATAGCGAATGTGGTTGAATCCAGAGAGGGCTGATGCAACTCCCACAACCCCAGAAATCAAAGCAAACACAACAAAGAATCCAGTAGCAGCATTCCCCATTGGGAAGTATATTGGTGAGAAATGTGCAGGAAGATTAAATCCTGGACctgttaaaaaaaaatacaaacttATATATTATTAATCCACAGACCATCTTTCTTAAAATGTTTGAGAAGATGCGAATTCATGATATAATCAGTGAGTTCAAAATGAGCATCATTTAGTTATGTGCACGATTTAAAGTTTTAACAGAATTCAAGCCGAAAGCAGTGAGTTTAGTTAAACTCAAAAAACCCGTCCTAGGTCTGCCTATGCGCCAGACCAGGCTCTGCAAGTATGTAATTAGTCGAGGAGCGCGCAAGCCGAACTGACAAcacaattattaaaaaaaaacaatGGTAAAATTGAGTGTTTGTAGACAATGATTATACCTAAGATGAAACCATGATCAATGGCAAAGTTCATAGCCCATCCACCAATGCCTAAAACAATGACATACATGCAGAAATTGAGTACCAAAAGCAAAGATGCAACAGGTTTTAGCTGTCCATCAGCCATTTTTGGATCTGAGAAAGTTGATACTAAAGAAGGAAACTATTCTTGATCAAAGATATTTGATTTATgggttttgtagagggttttagGTTGAGAAGATTTTATGCACATACATGTGTTTCTTGCAATTTCTTTGGGTTTTATATATGAATACTTATACCTGAAggttttttgttcttttcttgtaGGGTTGATTGTTCTAAAAGGGATTTGTGGTGTTGTAAAGATGAT
Protein-coding sequences here:
- the LOC104099077 gene encoding uncharacterized protein isoform X1, yielding MPSGAKKRKAAKKKKKLQEKYGHNINNGQFSNSVTSTDAHSHGVEDLRHDDNRETNGREVSFPATQDHQNYQHQLTEGTLHSVESTEKENEERDVGVMDDKTRVSDILVDMRLEKRDNEASAALRDDAVATSDANPSAALGNEEKLELACDTPAVHASVCADEMKGSPHEDQRPVALVPRPVQTTSWKSCCGFFEVFAGSNK
- the LOC104099076 gene encoding membrane protein PM19L-like encodes the protein MADGQLKPVASLLLVLNFCMYVIVLGIGGWAMNFAIDHGFILGPGFNLPAHFSPIYFPMGNAATGFFVVFALISGVVGVASALSGFNHIRYWNIDSLQAAASAAIIAWGFTLLATGFAWKEIELELRNARLITMEAFLIILSFTQLVYIAAIHGTSTRR
- the LOC104099077 gene encoding uncharacterized protein isoform X2 — translated: MLLMVSMRRQSLLIEPVLQVVRQGVEDLRHDDNRETNGREVSFPATQDHQNYQHQLTEGTLHSVESTEKENEERDVGVMDDKTRVSDILVDMRLEKRDNEASAALRDDAVATSDANPSAALGNEEKLELACDTPAVHASVCADEMKGSPHEDQRPVALVPRPVQTTSWKSCCGFFEVFAGSNK
- the LOC104099077 gene encoding uncharacterized protein isoform X3; amino-acid sequence: MLDPGVEDLRHDDNRETNGREVSFPATQDHQNYQHQLTEGTLHSVESTEKENEERDVGVMDDKTRVSDILVDMRLEKRDNEASAALRDDAVATSDANPSAALGNEEKLELACDTPAVHASVCADEMKGSPHEDQRPVALVPRPVQTTSWKSCCGFFEVFAGSNK